A window of Glycine soja cultivar W05 chromosome 13, ASM419377v2, whole genome shotgun sequence genomic DNA:
ataaatcaattaattaggGGTATTGAAAGAGAGGAGAGAGTGAACACTGGGGAATTAAGGTTTCTGGGAATTACTGTAGGGTTGGAATTACGGGTTATGGCAGTGCATTGGCAGGGAGATTTGCGAAGGGTAAGGAAAGGTGAGAACACAATGTGTGCTTGGCGTCGATGATTGGCATTGTGTGCAAGGTGAGAGAACGGTGAAGAGAAATGGATTTAGGAttttgaatgttgaagaacaaaatgaaaatgtgaTCTAGTGATTTCAAACATGAAAGTGAGAGTGTTGCTACCATCATCGGCCTTGATGGTGATGATGTTGTAGTCGCAGCGGTAGTGCTTGAAGTCCTTGGATCAAAGGAGGAACGCAACAAGGGCGACATGGCTGGAGTCCATGGCTTGGAGGGAGAACCTGGTGGAGGAGCAATCAAAGTTTGCGTTATTATAAAAGATCTAAtgacatcagtttttaaatGAACTCGACGTTGCTACAAGTTACTCAACATTGGttcttaaaaaaccgatgttacatTTCTCCcagtaacatcaatttttttatgaaaatgccattGCGAGTAATTTAACATACGTTTTTCTTATAACCGATGCTAGGTTTCTTCCagtaacatcgatttttcaaaaaaaaaaaactaatgttaacgaTATctctttatttatgaaaatgtcATTTCAAGTaatttaacatcagtttttcttataaccgatgttaaatgtatattttgtaGTAGTTTTTGAATccagtttttttaataagaatattTATCATGCCAATCAAGAAAATGAACTTCATAAGAATATCTATCGTACTAATAAAGTAATATGCtttcaaatatttgtaaataacaACCCAATAGTTATGACTTTGTTGGCAATACACACCGGAAAAACTTGAGTTTGATTCCAACAAAATACATCCTTAAGCTTCAGACCAAGAATTAATCCTATAGTCGATCCAAAGCCTATGGGATATTCAAGTTCCACCAGGGAGCAAAAGACCTTATTTACGGTggttatcaaataaaatatttgtaaataacattatttttatatttatattttttagtttcatcGTAACAATGGGTCGAAAGGCATGAATAGATCTTTGTGTTTTTGACATTGTCTTTTTAGTGATGCGCATTATGAATTTGTCCATACAAGcggagtaaaaaaaaattaaaaagtctttttagcAATTATAAAGAAAATGCACGTAGGATAGGTAGAAATACATGACTAAAAATTGTTCTAATGTTTGTATCACCTTTAGCGAAAATATACTAAATTTTGTGCGACGAGAaagaaaagtttagaaaaatcttaagaattTAAGTGAAATTATTGGATAGTTAtgcatcatacaaaaaaattacacatagtttattatacaaaataatttgttgaaatttgTATGAATTTTAATATCAATAAATGTTTTGTAAGTTGTAAAAAGTTCTATCTAAATAACATCAGATTTGACattctttttagaaaaatatgggtAGTACTCATTGaccataataattatttatattatttaaaagtctTTATTTATTGAATGGACAAGACTTTTTTATCacaaaaaagtcttttaaactCTCAATTCAATACATTTCCTAAGGCATCATTCTAAATTCAACAAACTGAATGCTTcttcaaattcaattatttacTTTGGTGGAGCATCATCCTTGTCAGTTGTTATCTCATAACCTTCTGGTAGAAAAGTTTGAAATCCCAAAATCAAATTGTTGTGCCCTTTGAATAACTCCTTCACCCTTGTTATGACAGCATTAGTGCGAATCCTAGAAAGAACCAAGAGAAATATTGAGACAAATTGATTCTTTTTGTAAATcactctccgcttttcaaaattatcatagtgtaaagaaggaaaggaatcaccaaaaaaaggatgGGTGAAGGGTAAGAATCTATCTACCTTCGAGCCTCGAAATCTTTCATGATCTCAATGAACATGTTATACTTCTCCCTTTGGTCCTGAAATGCTGCTTTGACTTCCCACAAATAGGATAAGGCATCAGCGGCAGTCACTTCTTTGGAAGTAGTTGCTCCCCCACAAACATCACCACCATTGCCACTTCTAGGGACTTGGTTTTGTCCAAAGCTTCATACAGAGAACACAAACACACTTTTAGATATCCAGAATATATATACTAACAATCATAGCATGTTAATTTTTACAACACATAAAAAGTTCCAAACTAAATGCTTCTTCAAATTCAATCGTTTACTTCGAAGGAGCCTCATCCTTGTCAAATGTTATCTTATAACCCTTTGGCAGAAAAGTTTGAAATCCCAAAATCAAATTGTTGTGCCCTTTGAATAACTCCTTCACCCTTTTTATGACATCATAAATGTTAACCCTGAAAAGATCCAAGAGAAATATTGAGACAGATTGATTCTGATGTAAATCACTCCAATATTCAAAATTATCAGTGTAAAGAGGCAAGggattcaccaaaaaaaggtgGAGTGAAGGGTAAGAATCCATCTACCTTTTAGCCTTGAAATCTATCAAGATTTCACAAAACATGTCATACTTCACCACTTGGTCCATAAACGCCACTTTGACTTCCTTTAAATAGGATACGGCATCAATTATAGTTAGTTTTTGGGAAGTAGTTGCTCCCCGACAAACATCACCACCATTGCCACTTCCAGGGACTTGGTTTTGTCCAAAGCTTAATACACAGAATGCAGAAACACACTTTCAAATATccaaaatacatatattaacATTCATAGCATGCTAATCTCTACAACAAATCAAAAgttccaaatcaaatcaaaatgaaCCATAGTGCTTCCATCTATCAATATTCTAAATGAACCAACGTGGTAATTTGCAACACTACTCATATTACTTGCCTAGTAAAATTCACTACACACAACTTaaacaaatgaaattattttgccCTTACCCTAACTAACACATCTATTTCTTTCAAAACCCAAGATCCCACCAGATAACCCATTCCAAAGTCAATTTAAGTTGAATTACACGATGCCCTAAGTAAATTCAACAACAATATTCAACACCACAAGTGAAAACACATAGTTAACAGCATACCCGCGTTCCATTATCGCAGCACAAAAGATGGCAAAGGGAAAACTAGCAATTCCAGAGTGAAACACTTAATCGGCACAcaatgaaatggaaaaaaatggaaatggaGATTTATGTGAAGACCTAGTGAACCACGAATAGCTAACAAGGTCCGCTTAAGGCCCAAGCAGCCCAAGGAATGGTTTTAGGCCCAAAAAAAAaggttccaattttttttaatattaatatacctcaaaaaaatttattgtaaaattatatttaaaaaaatttaaattaaaatattataagtaacttttaatctttttattggtCCCGTAAGTAACAATTAAAGAACAACAACTTTTCACCAATATCATAGCTTTGTTtagaaaaaagatatttaatagttaatagtTAAAGAAACCcaaaatcttttcttttatttctattctctTTATTCCCTTCCTATTCAATTCTAATTCTGTCTTCTTTTCTCATTGTCTCTCATAATTCTTTGTCTTCTCACATGCTTTTTTAGTTTACTTGATTATTGTTTC
This region includes:
- the LOC114381082 gene encoding paired amphipathic helix protein Sin3-like 2, producing MERGFGQNQVPGSGNGGDVCRGATTSQKLTIIDAVSYLKEVKVAFMDQVVKYDMFCEILIDFKAKRVNIYDVIKRVKELFKGHNNLILGFQTFLPKGYKITFDKDEAPSNFGQNQVPRSGNGGDVCGGATTSKEVTAADALSYLWEVKAAFQDQREKYNMFIEIMKDFEARRIRTNAVITRVKELFKGHNNLILGFQTFLPEGYEITTDKDDAPPK